Proteins co-encoded in one Brassica rapa cultivar Chiifu-401-42 chromosome A02, CAAS_Brap_v3.01, whole genome shotgun sequence genomic window:
- the LOC103853059 gene encoding SNW/SKI-interacting protein isoform X2 yields MGKSTSNNNLGSKTLPDAQVNVVFDAIARQNKNSRKIVYSQHKDTTIHLEGEEEEGEELQKQIHETTEETKAAMEKVVNVRLSASQPTNVPSQSGDSKYIEYEQSSSRIIRMVEMPVDPLDPPKFRHKRVPKASGSPPVPVMHSPPRPVTVKDQQDWKIPPCISNWKNQKGYAIPLDKRHAADGRGLQDVQINDSFAKLSESLYVAEEKAREAVSMRSKVQKEMVMKEKERKEQELRALAQKARSERSGAPESESTVERMQRETIREERRREGKDAAMGKKSKITRDRDRDISEKVALGMAGGKGGEVVYDQRLFNQEKGMDSGFATDDQYNVYDKSLFTAQPTLSTLYKPKKDTDEEMYGNADQQLGKVKNTERFKPDKGFTGASERSGKRERPVEFDKEYEQDPFDLGQFMSDVKTGNES; encoded by the coding sequence ATGGGTAAGAGTACGTCTAATAATAATCTTGGGTCCAAGACTCTGCCTGATGCTCAGGTAAACGTTGTTTTTGATGCTATCGCGAGGCAGAACAAGAACTCCAGGAAGATTGTCTACTCTCAGCATAAAGATACTACTATCCACCTCGagggagaggaggaggagggggaGGAGCTGCAGAAGCAGATACATGAGACTACGGAGGAAACGAAAGCTGCTATGGAGAAGGTTGTGAATGTGAGATTGAGTGCATCACAGCCAACCAATGTGCCTAGCCAATCAGGAGACTCTAAGTATATTGAGTATGAGCAGTCTTCTTCCAGGATCATTAGGATGGTGGAGATGCCTGTAGACCCACTTGATCCACCAAAGTTTAGGCACAAGAGAGTCCCCAAGGCTTCTGGCTCTCCTCCCGTTCCTGTCATGCATTCCCCGCCTAGGCCTGTTACCGTCAAGGACCAGCAGGACTGGAAGATCCCTCCTTGTATCTCGAACTGGAAGAATCAGAAGGGTTACGCTATCCCTCTTGATAAACGTCATGCTGCTGATGGAAGAGGCTTGCAAGACGTTCAGATCAATGATAGCTTTGCGAAGCTGTCCGAGTCACTTTACGTAGCTGAGGAGAAGGCTAGAGAGGCTGTTTCGATGCGGTCGAAGGTGCAAAAGGAGATGGTGATGAAGGAGAAGGAAAGGAAAGAGCAGGAGTTGAGGGCTCTTGCCCAAAAAGCTCGCTCTGAAAGAAGTGGTGCGCCTGAGAGTGAGAGTACTGTTGAACGGATGCAGAGGGAGACGATTAGAGAAGAGCGTCGCAGGGAAGGTAAAGATGCTGCTATGGGGAAGAAGAGCAAGATTACCAGAGACAGAGACCGTGACATCAGCGAGAAAGTCGCTCTTGGAATGGCGGGAGGAAAAGGCGGGGAGGTTGTGTATGATCAAAGGCTCTTCAACCAAGAGAAGGGAATGGATTCAGGTTTCGCCACTGACGACCAGTACAACGTATACGACAAGAGCTTGTTCACTGCACAACCTACTCTTTCAACTCTGTACAAGCCTAAGAAGGATACGGATGAAGAAATGTATGGGAACGCAGACCAGCAGCTCGGTAAGGTCAAGAACACTGAGAGGTTCAAACCAGACAAAGGTTTCACAGGTGCTTCCGAGAGGTCGGGGAAGAGAGAACGGCCTGTTGAGTTTGACAAGGAATATGAACAAGATCCTTTTGATCTGGGCCAATTTATGTCTGATGTGAAGACAGGTAACGAGTCTTGA
- the LOC103853059 gene encoding SNW/SKI-interacting protein isoform X1 has protein sequence MASHKSLLPPAKSTTTTFYDHSNAPWFKNRFTESETTGYLKRQGYPEDFGNGGAFPEILVVQYPLGMGKSTSNNNLGSKTLPDAQVNVVFDAIARQNKNSRKIVYSQHKDTTIHLEGEEEEGEELQKQIHETTEETKAAMEKVVNVRLSASQPTNVPSQSGDSKYIEYEQSSSRIIRMVEMPVDPLDPPKFRHKRVPKASGSPPVPVMHSPPRPVTVKDQQDWKIPPCISNWKNQKGYAIPLDKRHAADGRGLQDVQINDSFAKLSESLYVAEEKAREAVSMRSKVQKEMVMKEKERKEQELRALAQKARSERSGAPESESTVERMQRETIREERRREGKDAAMGKKSKITRDRDRDISEKVALGMAGGKGGEVVYDQRLFNQEKGMDSGFATDDQYNVYDKSLFTAQPTLSTLYKPKKDTDEEMYGNADQQLGKVKNTERFKPDKGFTGASERSGKRERPVEFDKEYEQDPFDLGQFMSDVKTGNES, from the coding sequence ATGGCGTCTCATAAATCCCTCCTACCTCCAGCCAAATCAACAACGACGACGTTTTACGACCATTCCAACGCTCCATGGTTCAAAAACCGTTTCACTGAATCCGAAACCACCGGTTACCTGAAGCGGCAAGGTTACCCTGAGGACTTTGGAAACGGTGGTGCTTTCCCTGAGATTCTTGTTGTTCAGTATCCTCTTGGCATGGGTAAGAGTACGTCTAATAATAATCTTGGGTCCAAGACTCTGCCTGATGCTCAGGTAAACGTTGTTTTTGATGCTATCGCGAGGCAGAACAAGAACTCCAGGAAGATTGTCTACTCTCAGCATAAAGATACTACTATCCACCTCGagggagaggaggaggagggggaGGAGCTGCAGAAGCAGATACATGAGACTACGGAGGAAACGAAAGCTGCTATGGAGAAGGTTGTGAATGTGAGATTGAGTGCATCACAGCCAACCAATGTGCCTAGCCAATCAGGAGACTCTAAGTATATTGAGTATGAGCAGTCTTCTTCCAGGATCATTAGGATGGTGGAGATGCCTGTAGACCCACTTGATCCACCAAAGTTTAGGCACAAGAGAGTCCCCAAGGCTTCTGGCTCTCCTCCCGTTCCTGTCATGCATTCCCCGCCTAGGCCTGTTACCGTCAAGGACCAGCAGGACTGGAAGATCCCTCCTTGTATCTCGAACTGGAAGAATCAGAAGGGTTACGCTATCCCTCTTGATAAACGTCATGCTGCTGATGGAAGAGGCTTGCAAGACGTTCAGATCAATGATAGCTTTGCGAAGCTGTCCGAGTCACTTTACGTAGCTGAGGAGAAGGCTAGAGAGGCTGTTTCGATGCGGTCGAAGGTGCAAAAGGAGATGGTGATGAAGGAGAAGGAAAGGAAAGAGCAGGAGTTGAGGGCTCTTGCCCAAAAAGCTCGCTCTGAAAGAAGTGGTGCGCCTGAGAGTGAGAGTACTGTTGAACGGATGCAGAGGGAGACGATTAGAGAAGAGCGTCGCAGGGAAGGTAAAGATGCTGCTATGGGGAAGAAGAGCAAGATTACCAGAGACAGAGACCGTGACATCAGCGAGAAAGTCGCTCTTGGAATGGCGGGAGGAAAAGGCGGGGAGGTTGTGTATGATCAAAGGCTCTTCAACCAAGAGAAGGGAATGGATTCAGGTTTCGCCACTGACGACCAGTACAACGTATACGACAAGAGCTTGTTCACTGCACAACCTACTCTTTCAACTCTGTACAAGCCTAAGAAGGATACGGATGAAGAAATGTATGGGAACGCAGACCAGCAGCTCGGTAAGGTCAAGAACACTGAGAGGTTCAAACCAGACAAAGGTTTCACAGGTGCTTCCGAGAGGTCGGGGAAGAGAGAACGGCCTGTTGAGTTTGACAAGGAATATGAACAAGATCCTTTTGATCTGGGCCAATTTATGTCTGATGTGAAGACAGGTAACGAGTCTTGA
- the LOC103853061 gene encoding protein LAZ1 homolog 1 translates to MEWRWRWRGILCSLFFILSMGESSSRRFRLMTTTFTWPILSASVFLLVALLLPMYLIFQHLASYNQPQEQKFLIGLILMVPVYALESFLSLLNSEAAFNCEVIRDCYEAFALYCFERYLIACLDGEERTIEFMEQQTVITQSTPLLEGTSTYGVVEHPFPMNCFLKNWNLGPQFYHAVKIGIVQYVMLSPDALLICALLAMILEACGVYGEGKFQWNYGYPYLAVVLNFSQTWALYCLVQFYGVIKDKLAPIKPLAKFLTFKSIVFLTWWQGIIVAFLFSMGLFKGSLAKELKTRIQDYIICIEMGVAAVVHLYVFPAAPYKRGERCVRNVAVMSDYASIDTPPDPEEVKDSERTTRMRYGRHDEAEKRLSFPQSVRDVVMGSSEIIADDMRFTVSHVVEPVERGIAKVNRTFHQISENVKRFEQKKKRTKDDSYVIPMSTWTKEFSEVHDNLYEGGSVSDSGLGSRKRHHQSRVSGLWSRMRS, encoded by the exons atggagtggaggtggaggtggaggGGAATCCTCTGCTCTCTCTTCTTTATCCTCTCCATGGGAGAGTCCTCCAGTAGAAGATTCCGGTTAATGACTACTACCTTCACTTGGCCAATCTTGAGTGCCAGTGTTTTCCTTCTTGTTGCCCTCCTCCTCCCTATGTATCTCATCTTCCAACACCTTGCTTCTTATAATCAGCCCCAG GAACAGAAATTTCTTATTGGACTTATTCTCATGGTCCCTGTTTATGCTCTCGAATCG TTTTTGTCTTTGTTGAATTCAGAAGCAGCTTTCAACTGCGAGGTGATTCGTGATTGTTATGAAGCTTTTGCGCTCTACTGCTTTGAGAGATATTTGATTGCTTGCCTTG ATGGAGAAGAACGTACGATTGAATTCATGGAACAGCAAACAGTTATCACCCAGAGCACCCCTCTTCTTGAAGGCACATCTACTTACGGAGTTGTAGAGCATCCTTTTCCTATGAACTGCTTCTTAAAAAATTGGAACCTTGGTCCTCAGTTTTATCACGCTGTGAAAATTGGCATCGTTCAATATGT TATGCTTTCACCTGATGCTCTATTGATCTGTGCTCTTTTAGCAATGATCCTTGAAGCGTGTGGAGTTTATGGAGAAGGAAAGTTCCAGTGGAATTACGG ATATCCATATCTGGCTGTAGTGCTTAACTTCAGCCAAACATGGGCGTTGTATTGCCTTGTACAGTTCTACGGCGTCATCAAAGATAAGCTAGCACCCATCAAACCACTGGCCAAGTTCTTAACATTCAAGTCTATTGTATTCCTCACCTGGTGGCAAGGTATTATCGTTGCCTTCCTCTTCTCCATGGGACTTTTCAAAGGGTCCTTGGCTAAAGAACTAAAGACGAGAATACAAGACTACATCATCTGTATTGAG ATGGGTGTTGCTGCTGTGGTTCATCTCTATGTCTTTCCAGCTGCGCCTTACAAGCGTGGGGAAAGATGTGTGCGTAACGTAGCAGTGATGTCAGATTACGCCTCTATAGACACACCTCCCGATCCAGAAGAGGTTAAAGACAGCGAAAGAACAACTAGGATGCGGTACGGTAGGCATGATGAGGCGGAGAAACGCTTGAGTTTCCCACAGAGTGTGCGTGATGTGGTGATGGGAAGTAGTGAAATC ATTGCGGATGACATGAGGTTCACTGTTTCACACGTGGTGGAGCCTGTTGAAAGAGGAATAGCTAAAGTGAACAGAACATTCCATCAGATATCTGAAAACGTGAAAAGATttgagcagaagaagaagagaacaaaGGATGATTCTTATGTGATTCCAATGAGTACATGGACGAAAGAGTTCTCAGAGGTTCATGATAACCTTTATGAAGGAGGGAGTGTGAGTGACAGCGGTTTAGGAAGCAGAAAGAGACATCACCAGTCTAGAGTCTCTGGATTGTGGAGTAGAATGCGAAGTTAA
- the LOC103853062 gene encoding probable acyl-activating enzyme 4: MEVLLPHPSNSSPLTVLGFLDRAASVYGDSPSLLHDTTTHTWSETHSRCLRVASTLSSSSLGINRGQVVSVIGPNVPSVYELQFAVPMSGAVLNNINPRLDAHALSVVLRHSESKLVFVDHHSSSLVLEALSFFPKNEKPRLVLLQDDSNISGLTNMSASSSADVDFLDTYEGVMERGDPRFKWVRPNNEWNPMVLNYTSGTTSSPKGVVLSHRAVFMSTVNSLLYWSMPNRPVYLWTLPMFHANGWGYTWATAAVGATNICVRRVDAPTIFELIDKHQVTHMCAAPMVLNMLTNYPARKQLKRPVQVMTAGAPPPATVISSAESLGFDVAHGYGLTETGGLVVTCAWKPEWDGLGQDERAKLKSRQGIRTAVFAEADVLDTLTGKSVKHDGVTVGEIVFRGGCVMLGYYKDPEGTAASMREDGWFYTGDIGVMHPDGYLEVKDRSKDVIICGGENISSTEVETVLYTNPAVKEAAVVAKPDKMWGETPCAFVSLKCSDGGSVTEREVREFCKKKLPKYMVPRNVVFMEELPKTSTGKIQKFLLRQMAKSLP; this comes from the exons ATGGAAGTTTTACTCCCACACCCTTCAAACTCATCTCCGCTGACTGTTCTCGGTTTCTTGGACCGAGCCGCCTCCGTTTACGGTGACTCTCCTTCCCTCCTCCACGATACCACCACCCATACTTGGTCTGAAACCCACTCTCGATGTCTCCGAGTCGCTTCGACTCTATCTTCCTCCTCCCTCGGAATCAACCGTGGCCAAGTTGTCTCCGTTATTGGTCCCAACGTTCCTTCTGTCTACGAGCTTCAGTTCGCGGTCCCAATGTCTGGAGCAGTCCTCAATAACATCAACCCTCGTTTAGACGCTCATGCACTCTCTGTTGTTCTACGTCACAGTGAATCCAAGCTCGTTTTCGTCGACCATCACTCGAGTTCTTTAGTGCTCGAAGCTCTCTCGTTCTTCCCCAAGAATGAGAAGCCTCGTCTCGTCCTCCTCCAAGATGACAGCAACAT ATCCGGCTTAACCAATATGTCGGCCTCTTCGTCTGCTGACGTGGATTTTCTCGACACTTACGAAGGTGTTATGGAGAGAGGAGACCCGAGGTTCAAGTGGGTCCGTCCTAACAACGAGTGGAACCCAATGGTTCTTAACTACACTTCCGGAACGACGTCATCTCCTAAAGGTGTGGTACTTAGTCACAGAGCAGTTTTCATGAGTACCGTTAACTCTTTGCTCTACTGGTCTATGCCTAACCGACCAGTCTACCTATGGACCCTACCGATGTTCCACGCCAACGGTTGGGGCTACACATGGGCCACAGCCGCTGTGGGGGCCACAAACATTTGTGTCCGAAGAGTAGACGCTCCGACCATTTTCGAGTTGATAGACAAACATCAAGTGACTCACATGTGCGCCGCGCCGATGGTTCTCAACATGTTGACTAACTATCCAGCTCGGAAACAGCTTAAACGGCCGGTCCAGGTTATGACAGCTGGAGCTCCACCTCCGGCCACGGTCATTTCAAGCGCCGAGAGTCTAGGTTTTGATGTGGCTCACGGTTATGGGCTGACAGAAACTGGTGGTCTAGTTGTCACATGTGCTTGGAAGCCGGAGTGGGACGGGCTAGGACAAGACGAGAGAGCCAAGCTGAAGTCAAGGCAAGGAATCAGAACCGCGGTATTCGCGGAAGCTGACGTGTTGGACACGCTAACGGGAAAGAGCGTGAAGCACGACGGAGTAACTGTGGGAGAGATTGTCTTCAGAGGTGGTTGTGTCATGTTGGGTTACTACAAAGACCCGGAAGGGACCGCGGCGAGTATGAGAGAAGACGGATGGTTCTACACTGGAGACATTGGTGTGATGCACCCTGACGGTTACTTGGAAGTCAAGGATAGGTCAAAAGATGTGATCATATGCGGAGGAGAGAACATAAGCAGTACTGAAGTTGAGACGGTTTTGTACACGAACCCGGCGGTTAAGGAAGCAGCTGTGGTGGCTAAACCGGATAAGATGTGGGGAGAGACTCCTTGTGCGTTTGTGAGCTTGAAGTGTAGTGATGGTGGGTCAGTTACTGAGAGAGAGGTAAGGGAGTTTTGTAAGAAGAAGCTACCAAAGTATATGGTTCCAAGGAATGTGGTTTTCATGGAGGAGCTTCCAAAGACTTCTACTGGAAAGATTCAGAAGTTTCTTCTCAGACAAATGGCTAAGTCTTTGCCTTGA
- the LOC103853064 gene encoding uncharacterized protein LOC103853064, with amino-acid sequence MRKPNSSKVGRKVVKKTLIALGRMLALRGGDGEVDSSRKPLNALPAGGGSNMQLVCVDADCATGLEYDLDYMKYLTIFKESHQYLLEGEASPLRIMYKEVDDEKRRGRGRGRGRERSKPPLVSNVSKKLKTGGARREDHNKSTVFRKEVVLRGRKIGMTKTEASLRGRKKIALSKNTIKLEPKCKHDTKQEKDASLHKNAMKVERTRDVKDTHQEKEVSIRGRKPKNWNKLDNEESRRRRKAIFRASKRLKAEKFITVVNSKDAPQGKKSCVTKSDFKACKKENEESNSEKRKSKPHEIFRASKRLKTDQNLVNNKLKKEEAVNRDKAKPKATSHVKDSLLHSFKPHKKVENEESSRRTLMDKSYEYFIAFLRNSVTVIEVKPEKASVPLSDPDIIAVSNCPFSDGGPSPFEANKDGKVIDLEDRIEPEDMFNSTFSKKLLEILRQPYDKNEFKQRLFEASQKKQLTRSRQLRDGREIEYNVDHQLGPSYFDRYPDFKRVFRRSRCAKDDNRALNLLRGFFFYFENIVLEGAFKPWLHEARVMRECKDIVCIK; translated from the exons ATGAGGAAACCGAACAGCTCTAAGGTTGGTAGGAAAGTTGTGAAGAAGACATTGATAGCTCTTGGTAGGATGCTGGCTCTTCGTGGTGGCGATGGTGAAGTGGATTCATCACGCAAGCCACTCAACGCTTTACCTGCGGGTGGTGGAAGTAACATGCAGCTTGTTTGTGTTGATGCTGATTGTGCCACCGGTTTGGAGTATGATCTGGACTATATGAAGTACTTGACCATCTTTAAGGAAAGCCATCAGTATTTGCTCGAGGGAGAGGCTTCTCCACTGCGTATTATGTACAAGGAAGTGGACGATGAGAAGCGTAGAGGAAGGGGAAGGGGAAGGGGAAGGGAAAGGTCAAAGCCTCCTCTTGTTTCCAATGTCTCAAAGAAGTTGAAGACTGGGGGGGCTCGTAGAGAAGATCATAATAAGTCAACTGTCTTCAGGAAAGAAGTTGTTCTAAGGGGAAGGAAGATTGGTATGACCAAGACAGAAGCTTCTCTACGAGGAAGGAAGAAGATTGCTCTGTCCAAGAATACTATCAAGTTAGAGCCTAAGTGTAAACATGACACCAAGCAAGAGAAAGACGCTTCGCTGCACAAGAACGCTATGAAAGTAGAGCGTACAAGAGATGTCAAAGACACACATCAAGAGAAAGAAGTTAGTATACGAGGAAGGAAGCCAAAGAACTGGAACAAATTGGATAATGAGGAGAGCAGACGAAGGAGAAAGGCAATTTTCAGAGCTTCAAAGAGACTGAAGGCTGAGAAGTTCATCACAGTGGTTAACTCCAAAGATGCTCCACAAGGAAAGAAGAGTTGTGTGACCAAGAGCGATTTCAAAGCCTGCAAGAAGGAGAATGAGGAGAGCAACAGTGAAAAGAGAAAGTCAAAGCCTCATGAGATTTTCAGAGCTTCAAAGAGACTTAAGACTGATCAGAACTTGGTTAACAACAAACTAAAGAAAGAAGAGGCTGTAAACAGGGACAAGGCTAAACCAAAGGCTACAAGTCATGTGAAAGACAGCTTACTTCACAGTTTCAAACCTCACAAGAAGGTTGAGAATGAAGAGAGCAGCCGAAGAACCTTAATGGATAAAAGCTATGAATATTTCATAGCGTTTCTGAGAAACTCTGTTACTGTTATTGAAGTGAAGCCTGAGAAAGCCTCAGTGCCTTTATCAGATCCTGATATTATCGCAGTCAGTAACTGTCCGTTTTCTGATGGAGGCCCTTCCCCATTTGAGGCAAACAAAGACGGCAAAGTGATA GATCTTGAAGACCGTATTGAACCTGAAGATATGTTCAACTCTACATTTAGCAAGAAGCTACTGGAAATTCTCAGACAGCCGTATGATAAAAATGAGTTCAAGCAACGCCTTTTTGAGGCATCACAAAAGAAACAGTTGACTCGGTCTAGGCAACTGCGAGATGGAAGAGAGATCGAATATAACGTTGATCACCAGTTGGGACCTTCTTATTTCGACCGCTATCCAG ATTTCAAGCGTGTGTTTCGTCGTTCTCGTTGTGCAAAGGATGATAATAGAGCTTTGAACCTGTTGCGTggctttttcttttatttcgag AACATAGTTCTTGAAGGTGCATTCAAACCATGGTTGCATGAAGCACGTGTGATGAGAGAATGCAAAGATATCGTATGCATCAAGTAA
- the LOC103853063 gene encoding receptor-like cytosolic serine/threonine-protein kinase RBK1: MIQRSSVEEGEGGRTILVGVKLDAPSRELLTWALVKVAEPGDTVIALHILGNEIVKNSSLLSLVKTFDSVLDVYEGFCNLKQVDLKLKLCRGDSARKIIAREARSFCAWKVIVGVSKTHHAIRSSASLAKYLAKKLPKECWVHAVNNGKVVFQREGSPPSLAINHSQGKEDVRRNTLLSVLQRSVTLSTPTRVVSHCEEDQSCGQSLQQALEAARFESCSVCGSDSLSPNDTRTPKELSRDDDESHKAKEIVPVKGLEELVRKQAEPIPGWPLLRRAFSSTGQPITTHKQTPVAQWALKLPPRNIKQIGYDSSPDNSPRKLPEELERLYKRFSSTCQFFKYKELVSVTSDFSPDNFIGIGGSSRVYRGSLSNGREVAVKILKQTEDVLNDFVAEIDIITTLHHKNIISLLGFCVEDKNLLLVYNYLSRGSLEENLHGSRKDMLAFQWRERYKVAVGVAEALDYLHNSASQPVIHRDVKSSNILLSDDFEPQLSDFGLARWASISTTHIVCSDVAGTFGYLAPEYFMYGKVNDKIDVYAFGVVLLELLSGRKPISSGCPKGQESLVMWAKPILEDGKYSQLLDPSLRDNKNNNQIKRMVLAATLCIRRSPQARPKMSSVLKLLKGDEDTLKWAMQQVSSSSEESEMLEDEESQRSDLQSHLNLALLDVEDDSISMGSFEQGVSVEEYIKGRTSRSSSFD; this comes from the exons ATGATACAACGAAGCTCCGTCGAGGAAGGAGAAGGTGGCCGTACGATTCTGGTCGGCGTGAAGCTAGACGCGCCGAGCAGAGAGTTACTCACATGGGCTTTAGTTAAAGTCGCCGAGCCTGGTGATACTGTGATCGCTCTTCATATCCTTGGCAACG AGATTGTTAAGAACTCCTCGCTTCTCTCTTTGGTGAAAACATTCGACTCTGTTCTCGACGTTTACGAAGGCTTCTGCAACTTAAAACAG GTTGATCTGAAGCTGAAGCTGTGCCGTGGCGACTCTGCTCGAAAGATCATAGCTAGAGAAGCGAGGTCGTTCTGTGCGTGGAAAGTTATAGTTGGGGTTTCGAAAACTCACCACGCGATTCGCTCATCTGCTTCTTTAGCTAAGTACTTGGCTAAGAAGCTGCCAAAGGAGTGCTGGGTTCATGCTGTGAACAATGGTAAAGTTGTGTTTCAAAGAGAAGGTTCTCCTCCATCATTGGCCATTAATCATTCTCaag GAAAGGAAGATGTTAGGAGGAACACTTTGTTGAGTGTGCTTCAGAGATCTGTTACATTGAGTACACCTACCAGAGTTGTTAGCCATTGTGAGGAAGATCAATCTTGTGGCCAGAGTTTGCAGCAGGCCTTAGAAGCTGCTCGTTTTGAGAGTTGCTCGGTTTGTGGTTCTGATTCTTTGTCTCCAAATGATACAAGAACTCCCAAAGAGTTATCTAGAGATGATGATGAGAGCCATAAAGCTAAGGAGATTGTGCCTGTGAAAGGTCTAGAGGAATTGGTTAGGAAACAGGCTGAACCTATACCAGGTTGGCCTTTGCTTCGTCGCGCTTTTTCTTCCACAGGACAACCCATTACTACACATAAACAGACACCCGTAGCTCAATGGGCTTTGAAGCTTCCTCCAAGGAACATTAAGCAAATTGGTTATGACTCTTCTCCTGACAATAGTCCAAGAAAGCTCCCTGAGGAGCTAGAGAGACTTTACAAGAGATTCTCTTCAACTTGCCAGTTTTTCAAATACAAGGAACTTGTTTCAGTGACATCAGACTTCTCCCCTG ATAACTTCATAGGCATAGGAGGCAGCAGCAGGGTTTATAGAGGTTCTTTGTCCAATGGAAGAGAGGTTGCTGTGAAGATTCTCAAGCAAACAGAAGATGTCTTGAATGATTTCGTCGCGGAGATCGATATTATCACAACCCTACACCATAAGAACATTATCTCCCTATTAGGCTTTTGCGTTGAAGACAAGAACCTATTACTTGTTTACAACTATCTCTCAAGAGGAAGCTTAGAAGAGAACCTACATG GAAGCAGGAAAGATATGCTTGCATTCCAATGGAGAGAGAGGTACAAAGTGGCTGTGGGAGTGGCCGAGGCACTAGACTATCTGCATAACAGTGCTTCACAACCTGTCATCCATAGAGATGTTAAGTCATCAAACATACTGTTATCTGATGATTTTGAGCCTCAGCTTTCTGATTTTGGGCTTGCGAGGTGGGCTTCTATATCTACAACACACATAGTCTGCTCGGACGTTGCAGGAACCTTTGG CTACTTGGCTCCAGAGTACTTCATGTATGGTAAGGTGAATGATAAGATAGATGTGTATGCATTTGGTGTTGTTCTACTTGAGCTACTTTCTGGAAGGAAACCTATTAGCAGTGGCTGTCCAAAGGGACAAGAGAGTCTTGTCATGTGG GCCAAACCAATTCTAGAAGATGGAAAGTATTCTCAGTTATTAGACCCGAGTTTGCGGGATAACAAGAACAACAACCAAATAAAGAGGATGGTGTTAGCTGCTACTCTTTGTATTCGACGTAGCCCTCAAGCTAGACCGAAAATGAGCAGT GTCTTAAAGCTGCTGAAAGGCGATGAAGACACGCTCAAGTGGGCAATGCAACAAGTGAGTAGTTCTTCAGAGGAATCAGAGATGCTTGAGGATGAGGAAAGCCAAAGATCTGACTTGCAGTCACACCTTAACCTTGCGCTTCTTGATGTTGAAGATGACTCTATCTCCATGGGTAGCTTTGAGCAAGGCGTCTCGGTTGAGGAGTATATTAAAGGCAGGACAAGCCGTTCTTCAAGCTTTGACTAA